The following proteins are encoded in a genomic region of Arachis stenosperma cultivar V10309 chromosome 4, arast.V10309.gnm1.PFL2, whole genome shotgun sequence:
- the LOC130973788 gene encoding chromatin structure-remodeling complex protein SYD-like: protein MASSQNVELEAAKFLHKLIQDSKDEPAKLATKLCVILQHMKSSGKEHSMPYQVISRAMETVINQHNLDIEALKSSRPPSSGAGSSQRGTSQAVGVATDSRAGLPENVMPKIDSFASGRPPFSPSIGAPDHYQGSAAQRSGQSFDHGSPSSLDSRSANSQSRDRRDTTNLDKQVNQKDGRKATSKRKRGDTLSPAEPHVDIPSHLDQRNTANTRKGKMTKAESSDGLPVRSGELTNFNRVPSSSQMQRANQEGPTKIGNQVPCASNSKYPEDTEVSSAHIASGAHPMVHGGMGVATSAYPMTESVLSSSMRHGGMLGHYSGSSTPSADEPKIGLTDRHSSNSEITMLRQGVPPRDMARSTIGRSSGVPFKEQQLKQLRAQCLVFLAFRNGLAPKQLHLEIALGTAFSREGKDHTDHKGKSQSSVELGTSSGAMMPFGGLNNMRQPDNNNSSGSPSAGKSLEATSFCKGTESAIITGDKGILSEERKHLLAVKKVEHEKQIQERAGAQASSTTSFQQQDSSSTKGDVDSGNLQVGLSNRPSSVIGLNKQMNPEINGFTGFASSDEASEGPSQVSSLQHELPIERRDNVVNQFQNMVNSGGSRNHHSVNHLTYALKEHWKPVPGTGIDPQGASLMKDADLLAKNVSSDGFKTVPVNDASRHDATFSTDIEGNGRLPPPKYTMSGRWIMDQQKKRLLVQQNWVQKQQKTKQIMTTCFLKLKENVSSSEDISAKTKSVIELKKLQLLDLQRRLRSDFLNDFFKPITTEMEQLKSVKKHRHGRRVKQLERYEHKMREERQKRIRERQKEFFSEIEVHKEKLDDVFKIKRERWKGVNRYVKEYHKRKERIHREKIDRIQREKINLLKINDVEGYLRMVQDAKSDRVKQLLKETEKYLQKLGSKLQEAKTAAGRFEHDIDEAQCGSFLDKSESTLENEDEGDQAKHYLESNEKYYMMAHSVKESIAEQPSCLKGGKLREYQMNGLRWLVSLYNNHLNGILADEMGLGKTVQVISLICYLMESKNDRGPFLVVVPSSVLPGWDSEINFWAPDVHKIVYAGPPEERRRLFKDRIVHQKFNVLLTTYEYLMNKHDRPKLSKIHWHYIIIDEGHRIKNASCKLNADLKHYQSSHRLLLTGTPLQNNLEELWALLNFLLPNIFNSSEDFSQWFNKPFESAGDNSPDEALLSEEENLLIINRLHQVLRPFVLRRLKHKVENELPEKIERLVRCEASAYQKLLMKRVEENLGSIGTTKGRSVHNSVMELRNICNHPYLSQLHAEEVDNFIPRHYLPPIIRLCGKLEMLDRILPKLKAADHRVLFFSTMTRLLDVMEEYLTLKQHRYLRLDGHTSGGDRGALIDLFNQPASPYFIFLLSIRAGGVGVNLQAADTVIIFDTDWNPQVDLQAQARAHRIGQKKDVLVLRFETVQTVEEQVRASAEHKLGVANQSITAGFFDNNTSAEDRREYLESLLRECKKEEAAPVLDDDALNDLLARSEAEIDVFEAVDQKRREDEMATWKKLVSGPATDGSEPIPPLPSRLVTDEDLKQLYEAMKISDVPKDEVASNGVKRKSGTLGGLDSQHYGRGKRAREVRSYEEQWTEEEFDKMCQAESPGSPKVMEEVTESNCKTNASSSAATASVTETAVVPPVAPATSSLGSLPLHKVKDITPPVKRGRGRPRRKTSDKSPVTEVPLGTSGTVEVDMQVKKGTLLGQVVSSAPESIAHSSEVGGVSGPAQQSDTGISPNLTTPPNSQAEGTTVSVPIQTRGQGRKYQGGGEATRRRGKKQVLVPPPVPGVSIGPDLKMNEQLEHKPLNPSAGEAMSQGDTVSSSATVQHSCREQGSVTFSSVGNNKSGVGIALSSQQPLPLSSVTPLPQTVPTYPSVPIQNNGQHQKPQNGSGAPRSRGKKKAMLLPIPNVSGSQNLHLTSNLQGSSGNVLHDKATELKSLQDSLVQESHSVVQDHALHSIGDKDLKSTEVSGDIANKALVESTTEDNTKRSPGLEIEKVQNSDMHDSASNNLSKTAVLENLRNKSFCGSTLPVTEVTRDQQLEAKTHHSDEASKADTSPVHSTKESKGCSNQAIEPMAAQAVPNASDNVYPSISASESIQPCPPESMSVKRQGRKTQNRVEPPRRRGRKSSSASPVVSDSLANQDPNLNNDFQKSSVESSAGKVATDVAQAQAFQILLPTGGAAHDLNTKEGAANSSLNKQHKVAPARVDSDPVSSDKISNFSRMQNVNDVARVMKEVFSGTCLPKLKAADSAAVELAKTNITVDFMNTQLNADKAGYDITNTEAACLTPGIAVNIQEKQSEGEFNNKKLEDKASSDIPTTVAVDVSNNMCLQDKAGSNMSTTGAGDVSNIQCKEDKADLEHDKQSEETSNMQILESKENSEMPTTGAVNRNERQLEETSTTLYLEVKAASDKPTTGAVDAFNFRCSENKTDSDMSPTGADFLISDLPVNMHEKQSVEALNIQNLEDKTSLDILTTEAAFPDLDHIQHCTETYSNQSEVKKAHDATPLSSAVRTESLSESCTKSSPLASSGENMSDQPQVIPSCPVGNDSQNALELVIEQNALSPSETEAPNVALSGKYSDSLKHAELHENPLVKSCSQSLSEGEMNMGNSICEQPVSAVDKSSNIDPVPEENVISPAAIDDTNVDSSEACPMDIDTSVSNQVTIVQDNEVVAKSSPQNVDTFLADEGGKIIDQSPDEPVDRSVLQQTSGSKAVANSSVDASQSVLVEEGTISETAILPSSSFSIEDNKVSSRTCAISNSETLEESMEEGATDRSEFLPPEKCAEESCRNATEVPCTVPLLLQESTDSEGDHGDHCKSQDGGIPENHETGILAAPKTFEGGNEVETFSDKGPQGSSEAQVESKGLVDMENQAEAIQNRAAEMDVPCTSVSGDKAGGESKELADMENQADAIRNRAAEMDVPCTSALGDKAEGESKELADMENQAEAIQSCATEMDVPCVSAPGDKAEGESKGLADMENQPETIESCAAEMEVSCSFASGDKAEGENVLVGTKQKIQVSGDTEAVAVDETDVSNGVPAAPETASANGAPLPCSSLTVGEPMGEHDTKGTETGVANQDNQAIRQNALKDAEECSSSAAAEIIEESLPQKDVIESDGVPPPCSSVAEGEHVESLSDEALVDSAVKLGTKESETSQDNLVLQEKALNEMEETLPSATEDRVAVSSPEKDNLTACSEAPQELEECENVQGPV from the exons ATGGCCTCGTCGCAAAATGTTGAGTTGGAGGCAGCTAAGTTTCTGCACAAACTCATCCAAGATTCTAAAGATGAGCCAGCTAAGTTGGCTACTAAACTCTGCGTG ATACTACAACACATGAAAtcaagtgggaaggaacattcAATGCCATATCAAGTGATATCAAG GGCAATGGAGACTGTCATCAATCAGCATAATCTTGATATTGAAGCATTGAAGTCTTCACGTCCTCCTTCTTCTGGTGCTGGCAGTTCTCAAAGAG GAACTTCACAGGCAGTGGGTGTTGCTACGGATTCAAGAGCGGGGTTGCCTGAAAATGTGATGCCCAAAATAGATTCCTTTGCTTCTGGCCGGCCACCATTTTCCCCAAGTATTGGAGCACCTGATCATTATCAAGGATCTGCGGCTCAGAGGAGCGGTCAGTCTTTTGATCATGGAAGTCCGTCTAGTTTAGATTCTAGGTCTGCTAATTCACAATCACGGGATAGACGAGATACTACTAATTTGGACAAACAGGTGAATCAAAAGGATGGTAGAAAAGCTACCTCAAAGAGGAAGAGGGGGGATACATTGTCACCTGCAGAACCACACGTTGACATTCCTTCTCATCTTGATCAGCGAAATACTGCTAATACGAGGAAGGGTAAAATGACCAAGGCTGAATCATCAGATGGTCTTCCAGTTAGAAGTGGAGAGCTGACTAACTTTAACAGGGTTCCAAGTAGTAGTCAAATGCAAAGGGCCAACCAAGAAGGCCCAACAAAGATTGGCAATCAAGTGCCATGTGCTTCGAATTCTAAATATCCAGAAGATACAGAGGTTTCCTCTGCTCATATTGCTTCTG GTGCTCATCCTATGGTTCATGGAGGGATGGGGGTTGCCACTAGTGCATACCCAATGACTGAATCAGTTCTCTCGAGTTCAATGCGGCATGGTGGGATGCTTGGGCATTATAGTGGAAGTTCTACTCCTTCAGCTGATGAACCTAAAATAGGCCTG ACTGACAGGCATAGTAGTAACTCAGAAATAACTATGCTTAGACAAGGGGTTCCTCCCAGAGATATGGCAAGATCCACGATTGGTAGATCATCTGGTGTGCCTTTCAAAGAACAACAGTTGAAACAGCTCCGAGCTCAGTGCCTTGTTTTTCTAGCATTTAG AAATGGTTTAGCACCAAAGCAACTACATCTTGAAATTGCTCTTGGAACCGCTTTTTCTAGAGAAG GAAAGGATCATACTGACCACAAAGGAAAGTCACAATCTTCTGTTGAATTGGGTACCTCGTCAGGGGCCATGATGCCTTTTGGAGGTCTGAACAATATGAGACAACCTGATAATAATAACTCTTCAGGGTCCCCTTCTGCTGGAAAATCTCTGGAAGCTACGTCATTCTGCAAGGGAACTGAGAGTGCAATAATAACTGGGGACAAAGGTATTCTTTCTGAAGAAAGGAAACATCTCCTAGCTGTCAAAAAAGTAGAGCATGAAAAGCAAATTCAAGAAAGAGCTGGTGCACAAGCTTCGTCAACTACTTCTTTTCAGCAGCAAGATTCCTCTAGTACAAAGGGTGATGTTGACAGTGGTAATCTTCAGGTTGGACTGTCCAACCGACCTTCCTCTGTCATTGGGCTGAATAAGCAGATGAATCCTGAGATAAATGGCTTTACTGGATTTGCTAGTTCTGATGAGGCTTCAGAAGGACCCTCGCAAGTCTCTTCTCTTCAGCATGAGTTGCCAATAGAAAGAAGAGATAATGTTGTTAATCAGTTTCAAAATATGGTTAACAGTGGTGGTTCTCGAAACCATCATTCTGTTAACCACTTGACATATGCTTTGAAAGAGCACTGGAAACCTGTTCCAGGGACTGGCATTGATCCCCAGGGAGCAAGCTTGATGAAGGATGCAGATTTATTAGCGAAAAATGTTTCTTCAG ATGGGTTCAAAACAGTTCCTGTTAATGATGCATCAAGACATGATGCCACTTTTTCTACAGACATAGAAGGGAATGGGAGGTTACCTCCTCCAAAATATACAATGTCAGGAAGGTGGATTATGGATCAGCAGAAAAAGAGGCTTCTAGTTCAGCAAAACTGGGtacaaaaacaacaaaaaacaaagCAAATAATGACCACATGTTTCCTCAAGCTAAAG GAAAATGTGAGCTCATCTGAGGATATATCTGCTAAAACAAAAAGCgtcatagagttgaagaaactTCAATTATTAGACCTCCAACGCCGTCTCCGCAG TGATTTTCTGAATGATTTTTTCAAACCAATTACAACTGAGATGGAACAGTTGAAATCGGTTAAGAAGCATAGGCATGGTAGAAGGGTCAAACAACTAGAAAGGTATGAGCATAAAATGAGGGAAGAGCGTCAAAAAAGAATCCGTGAAAGACAGAAGGAGTTTTTCAGTGAGATAGAAGTCCACAA GGAAAAGCTTGATGATGTGTTCAAAATCAAGAGGGAACGGTGGAAGGGTGTCAATAGATATGTGAAAGAGTACCATAAAAGAAAAGAGCGCATTCATCGTGAGAAGATTGATAGGATCCAGCGGGAGAAGATTAATTTGTTGAAAATAAACGATGTGGAAGGTTATCTACGGATGGTTCAG GATGCGAAATCTGATCGTGTGAAGCAACTTCTTAAAGAGACCGAGAAGTATCTCCAAAAACTTGGTTCCaagctacaagaagcaaagacTGCAGCAGGTCGCTTTGAACATGATATTGATGAGGCACAATGTGGCAGTTTTCTTGATAAGAGTGAATCTACTCTTGAAAATGAGGATGAAGGTGATCAGGCCAAG CATTATCTGGAAAGCAATGAGAAATATTATATGATGGCACACAG TGTAAAGGAGAGCATTGCAGAGCAGCCATCTTGTTTGAAGGGCGGAAAATTGAGGGA GTATCAAATGAATGGCCTGAGGTGGCTTGTTTCCTTATATAACAACCACTTGAATGGCATCCTTGCTGATGAAATGGGACTGGGTAAAACTGTTCag GTTATTTCTCTAATTTGCTACCTGATGGAAAGTAAAAATGATAGGGGGCCATTTCTTGTGGTTGTGCCCTCTTCTGTTCTACCTGGTTGGGATTCAGAAATCAACTTTTGGGCTCCTGATGTACATAAAATTGTCTATGCTGGACCACCTGAGGAGCGACGTCGGTTATTCAA GGACAGGATTGTTCACCAGAAATTCAATGTCCTCCTGACAACATATGAATATCTAATGAACAAGCATGACAGACCAAAGCTTAGCAAAATACACTGGCATTATATAATAATTGATGAGGGCCACCGCATAAAAAATGCTTCTTGCAAGTTGAATGCTGACTTAAAACACTATCAGAGCTCTCATAGATTGTTGTTAACTGGAACTCCATTGCAG AACAATCTTGAGGAACTATGGGCGCTACTTAACTTCTTGTTACCTAACATATTTAATTCATCTGAGGATTTTTCTCAGTGGTTTAATAAGCCATTTGAGAGTGCTGGAGATAACTCGCCAGATGAA GCCTTACTATCCGAGGAGGAGAACCTCTTGATCATCAATCGTCTGCACCAAGTTCTGAGACCATTCGTACTTCGGAGGCTTAAACACAAG GTTGAAAATGAACTTCCTGAAAAGATTGAAAGACTCGTAAGATGTGAGGCATCTGCATATCAAAAACTTTTGATGAAGAGAGTGGAAGAAAATCTTGGCTCTATTGGCACAACAaag GGACGGTCGGTACACAACTCTGTCATGGAGCTTCGTAATATCTGCAATCATCCATATCTCAGCCAGCTTCATGCAGAGGAG GTGGATAACTTTATACCTAGGCATTATCTGCCCCCAATTATTAGACTTTGTGGGAAGCTTGAGATGTTGGACCGTATTTTACCTAAATTGAAGGCAGCAGATCATCGG GTTCTTTTCTTCTCAACAATGACTAGGCTTCTTGATGTTATGGAGGAATACTTAACTCTTAAACAGCATCGGTACCTTCGGTTGGATGGACATACCTCGGGAGGTGATCGTGGGGCCCTAATAGACCTGTTTAACCAACCTGCTTCtccatattttatatttttgctcag CATTCGAGCTGGTGGCGTTGGAGTGAATCTTCAAGCTGCTGACACAGTGATTATATTTGACACTGACTGGAATCCACAG GTTGACCTGCAAGCACAAGCAAGGGCTCATAGAATTGGTCAGAAGAAGGATGTTTTAGTACTTCGATTTGAAACA GTTCAAACTGTTGAAGAACAAGTCAGAGCTTCTGCTGAGCACAAACTGGGAGTTGCTAATCAGAGCATTACTGCTGGGTTTTTTGACAATAATACAAG TGCTGAGGACCGAAGAGAATACTTGGAATCCCTCCTGCGTGAGTGTAAGAAAGAGGAAGCGGCACCTGTATTGGATGATGATGCTTTAAATGATCTCTTAGCACGCAG TGAAGCAGAGATAGATGTGTTTGAGGCTGTTGACCAAAAAAGGCGCGAAGATGAGATG GCTACATGGAAGAAGTTGGTATCTGGGCCAGCAACTGATGGTTCTGAGCCTATTCCTCCACTTCCTTCACGTCTAGTTACAGATGAAGACTTGAAACAATTATATGAAGCGATGAAGATATCCGATGTGCCCAAGGATGAAGTAGCATCTAACGGAGTCAAGAGGAAGAGTGGAACTCTTGGGGGCCTTGATTCTCAACATTATGGAAGGGGAAAACGTGCAAGAGAG GTGCGTTCCTATGAAGAACAATGGACAGAGGAGGAGTTTGATAAGATGTGTCAAGCTGAATCTCCTGGATCACCGAAAGTAATGGAAGAAGTGACAGAGTCAAATTGCAAAACAAATGCTTCTAGCTCTGCTGCAACCGCTTCTGTCACGGAGACTGCAGTGGTGCCTCCGGTGGCCCCTGCAACATCATCTCTTGGGAGTTTGCCTCTGCATAAAGTCAAAGATATAACACCACCTGTTAAACGTGGACGTGGCAGGCCAAGAAGGAAAACCTCAGATAAGTCACCTGTTACTGAAGTCCCTCTGGGTACTTCTGGAACTGTTGAAGTGGACATGCAGGTAAAGAAAGGAACTTTGCTTGGTCAAGTAGTATCGTCAGCTCCCGAATCTATTGCTCATTCTTCTGAAGTTGGTGGTGTGAGTGGACCTGCGCAGCAGTCTGATACTGGTATTTCTCCTAATCTGACTACTCCACCCAACTCTCAAGCAGAGGGTACTACTGTTTCTGTGCCAATACAAACAAGAGGACAAGGCCGGAAATATCAAGGTGGAGGGGAAGCAACTAGACGTAGAGGGAAGAAGCAGGTTCTGGTGCCGCCTCCTGTACCTGGGGTTTCTATTGGTCCTGATTTAAAGATGAATGAGCAGTTGGAACACAAACCCCTGAATCCATCTGCTGGTGAAGCTATGTCCCAAGGTGATACTGTTTCCTCCAGTGCTACGGTACAACATTCATGTAGAGAACAGGGTTCTGTGACTTTTAGCAGCGTAGGTAATAATAAATCTGGTGTTGGGATTGCTCTGAGTTCTCAGCAGCCCCTTCCTTTGTCCTCTGTTACTCCTTTGCCGCAAACTGTTCCTACTTATCCTTCTGTACCTATACAAAATAATGGGCAACATCAGAAGCCTCAAAATGGATCAGGAGCTCCCCGAAGTAGGGGAAAGAAAAAAGCAATGTTATTGCCTATTCCAAACGTTTCAGGTAGTCAGAATTTGCACCTTACTTCCAATCTACAAGGCTCATCTGGCAATGTATTACATGATAAAGCCACTGAGTTGAAAAGCTTGCAAGATAGCCTTGTTCAGGAATCACACAGTGTTGTCCAAGATCATGCATTACATAGCATTGGTGATAAGGATTTAAAATCAACTGAGGTATCTGGTGATATAGCCAATAAGGCATTGGTTGAATCAACAACTGAAGATAATACCAAAAGATCTCCTG GGTTGGAAATAGAGAAGGTTCAGAATTCTGATATGCATGATTCTGCTTCCAACAATTTATCCAAGACTGCTGTTCTGGAGAACTTGAGGAACAAAAGTTTCTGTGGCTCAACACTACCTGTTACAGAGGTTACAAGGGACCAACAATTGGAGGCCAAAACTCATCATTCTGATGAAGCTTCAAAAGCTGATACTTCTCCAGTCCATTCTACAAAAGAATCAAAAGGATGTTCTAATCAGGCTATAGAACCTATGGCTGCTCAAGCAGTTCCCAATGCATCAGACAATGTTTATCCTTCCATATCAGCCTCTGAATCCATTCAGCCATGCCCACCTGAATCCATGTCAGTTAAAAGGCAAGGCCGTAAAACTCAAAATAGAGTGGAGCCACCCCGGCGTAGGGGGAGAAAATCATCTTCAGCATCTCCTGTTGTTTCTGATTCCCTTGCTAACCAGGATCCTAATTTAAATAATGATTTTCAGAAGTCATCAGTAGAGTCATCGGCAGGTAAAGTCGCTACAGATGTCGCTCAAGCTCAAGCATTTCAGATCCTTTTGCCCACTGGAGGTGCTGCTCATGATTTAAACACAAAAGAGGGAGCTGCCAATTCTTCTCTAAACAAGCAGCACAAAGTTGCGCCAGCAAGGGTTGATAGTGATCCAGTATCCTCAGATAAGATTTCTAATTTTAGCCGAATGCAAAATGTCAATGATGTTGCTAGGGTTATGAAAGAAGTTTTCTCTGGAACTTGCTTACCAAAGCTTAAAGCAGCAGATTCTGCTGCTGTCGAACTTGCAAAAACTAATATTACAGTTGATTTCATGAATACCCAGTTGAATGCTGATAAAGCAGGTTATGATATAACCAATACGGAAGCAGCATGTCTAACTCCAGGCATTGCTGTGAACATACAAGAAAAACAGTCAGAGGGGgaattcaataataaaaaattggaGGATAAAGCAAGTTCAGATATACCAACTACTGTGGCAGTGGATGTCTCCAATAACATGTGTTTGCAGGATAAAGCAGGTTCTAATATGTCAACTACTGGAGCAGGGGATGTGTCAAATATACAGTGTAAGGAGGATAAAGCAGATTTGGAACATGACAAGCAATCTGAAGAGACATCTAATATGCAGATTCTTGAGAGCAAAGAAAATTCGGAGATGCCAACTACTGGAGCAGTGAACAGAAATGAAAGACAACTAGAGGAAACATCCACTACTCTGTATCTTGAAGTTAAAGCAGCATCAGACAAGCCAACTACAGGAGCAGTGGATGCCTTCAATTTTCGGTGTTCAGAGAATAAAACTGATTCTGATATGTCTCCTACTGGAGCAGATTTTTTAATTTCAGACCTTCCTGTGAATATGCATGAAAAGCAATCTGTGGAAGCATTGAATATTCAGAATCTGGAGGATAAAACAAGTTTGGATATACTAACTACTGAAGCAGCCTTCCCAGACTTGGACCATATTCAACATTGTACTGAAACTTATTCTAATCAGAGTGAAGTGAAGAAGGCTCATGATGCAACTCCGCTTAGTTCTGCTGTAAGGACCGAGAGTCTGTCTGAATCATGTACAAAATCTTCACCTCTTGCTTCTTCTGGTGAAAATATGTCTGATCAACCACAAGTGATCCCATCCTGTCCTGTGGGAAATGATTCTCAAAATGCATTAGAACTTGTTATAGAACAAAATGCTTTATCACCTTCGGAAACGGAGGCCCCCaatgttgcattaagtgggaaGTATTCAGATTCTTTAAAACATGCTGAGTTGCATGAGAATCCATTAGTTAAGAGCTGTTCACAATCCCTCTCTGAGGGGGAAATGAACATGGGGAATTCCATATGTGAACAACCTGTCTCTGCTGTTGATAAATCTTCTAATATTGACCCAGTTCCCGAGGAAAATGTGATATCCCCAGCAGCTATTGACGATACCAATGTTGATTCTTCTGAGGCTTGCCCAATGGACATTGACACATCTGTGAGTAACCAAGTTACAATTGTGCAGGACAATGAGGTTGTGGCAAAGAGTTCTCCGCAGAATGTAGATACGTTCTTAGCAGATGAGGGGGGAAAAATCATAGATCAATCTCCTGATGAACCTGTTGATAGGTCAGTCTTACAACAAACATCAGGTTCAAAAGCTGTGGCCAATTCTTCAGTGGATGCTTCTCAGTCTGTCCTTGTGGAAGAGGGAACCATATCTGAAACTGCAATTTTGCCCTCGTCATCTTTTAGCATAGAGGATAACAAGGTGTCATCCAGAACCTGTGCAATTAGTAACTCTGAAACTCTGGAAGAGTCAATGGAGGAGGGTGCGACTGACCGCTCTGAATTCCTGCCCCCAGAGAAATGTGCAGAGGAGAGCTGTAGGAATGCCACTGAG GTTCCCTGTACAGTTCCGTTGCTGCTTCAGGAATCAACTGATTCTGAAGGTGACCACGGTGATCATTGCAAGTCACAG GATGGCGGGATACCTGAAAATCACGAAACTGGAATCCTTGCTGCTCCTAAAACATTTGAAGGGGGAAATGAGGTTGAGACCTTTTCTGATAAAGGTCCACAAGGATCCTCTGAAGCACAAGTTGAATCAAAAGGATTAGTTGATATGGAGAATCAGGCAGAAGCCATTCAGAACCGTGCTGCTGAGATGGATGTCCCATGTACATCTGTATCAGGGGACAAGGCGGGGGGTGAATCTAAAGAATTAGCTGATATGGAGAATCAGGCAGATGCCATTCGAAACCGTGCTGCGGAGATGGATGTCCCGTGTACGTCTGCATTAGGGGACAAGGCCGAGGGTGAATCTAAAGAATTAGCTGATATGGAGAATCAGGCAGAAGCCATTCAAAGCTGTGCTACCGAGATGGATGTCCCGTGTGTGTCTGCACCAGGGGACAAGGCCGAGGGTGAATCTAAAGGATTAGCTGATATGGAGAATCAGCCAGAAACCATTGAGAGCTGTGCTGCTGAGATGGAAGTGTCATGTTCCTTTGCATCAGGGGACAAGGCAGAGGGGGAGAATGTTTTAGTTGGCACCAAGCAAAAAATTCAGGTGTCAGGAGACACTGAAGCTGTTGCAGTTGATGAAACAGATGTTTCTAATGGCGTTCCAGCTGCGCCCGAAACAGCATCAGCCAATGGGGCTCCACTTCCATGTTCTTCACTGACAGTGGGTGAACCTATGGGGGAGCATGATACTAAAGGAACTGAAACTGGTGTCGCCAACCAGGATAATCAAGCCATACGGCAAAATGCTCTGAAAGATGCAGAAGAGTGCTCTTCTTCTGCGGCCGCTGAGATAATTGAAGAGAGCTTACCTCAGAAGGATGTCATTGAATCTGATGGGGTTCCACCTCCATGCTCTTCAGTTGCTGAGGGCGAACATGTAGAGAGTTTGTCAGATGAGGCTTTGGTTGATTCTGCTGTGAAGCTTGGTACTAAAGAATCTGAAACTTCCCAGGATAATCTAGTTTTGCAAGAAAAGGCATTGAACGAAATGGAGGAAACCCTTCCTTCAGCAACTGAGGATAGAGTTGCAGTGAGCTCACCTGAGAAGGATAATTTAACTGCTTGCTCAGAAGCACCCCAGGAATTGGAAGAGTGTGAAAATGTGCAAGGACCGGTCTGA